From Rhodovulum sulfidophilum DSM 1374, one genomic window encodes:
- a CDS encoding tripartite tricarboxylate transporter TctB family protein, translated as MKSIHNDVVLGTSVAILAALGIHRALGFGADARVFPLLILGPTVVLGLVIAVRGHLKQRRTGDSPDFFASPGRFALVAIGMALALVGLRYLGFLTTSAVTIPVLAAALGYRRPLPILATTAGFIAMVYIVFIQILSRPLPAEIWTRLGGS; from the coding sequence ATGAAATCCATCCATAATGATGTCGTTCTGGGAACGAGCGTGGCGATTCTCGCCGCGCTCGGCATTCACAGGGCGCTGGGGTTCGGGGCCGATGCCCGCGTCTTTCCCCTTCTGATACTTGGCCCGACAGTGGTGCTTGGCCTCGTCATCGCCGTCCGCGGCCATCTGAAACAACGCCGGACCGGCGACAGTCCCGATTTCTTCGCCAGCCCCGGCCGCTTCGCGCTGGTCGCCATCGGCATGGCCCTGGCCCTGGTCGGGCTGAGATACCTGGGCTTTCTCACCACATCCGCGGTGACGATCCCGGTTCTGGCGGCCGCGCTCGGCTATCGGCGGCCGCTGCCGATTCTCGCCACCACCGCGGGCTTTATCGCGATGGTCTATATCGTCTTCATCCAGATCCTCTCGCGCCCGCTGCCGGCCGAGATCTGGACCCGGCTCGGAGGCAGCTGA
- a CDS encoding tripartite tricarboxylate transporter permease, with protein MDLFSPLLDALPAVLTFPNLLAMIGGVLVGIVVGSLPGLTATMSIAVLLPLTFTMDPLVALGMMAGIYNGAMYGGAIPAILLRIPGTPAAIVTTFDGYPLAQQGRAGYALQVALLSSAFGGMMSAIAMMILAPPLSLVTLAFGPPEVFWVGIFGMAAVAVFLGEDMPKGFLSALIGLFIGMIGLDPVMSTDRFTFGRLELESGIDIVVLMVGLYAIPPCLEMAEDTAKAMGTRMKLEFQPFLKTIREIPRYFKIWSWAYLYGIFVGLLPGASGSFVSFLAYERAKRISKDPDSFGKGNPEGIAASEFGNNADNAAALIPTVTLGIPGSSVAAVIMGGLLVQGLQPGPDLFRNSADIIYGFMIQMFLTSLILIPLGGSFATNLFAQVLRIPRPLLIPLIICLSIVGAYCVQNSLFDVWLMFGFGLLGYVMSKTGLPLAPVALGVILGPLIESNLRLSLLLDVRNEHILFTRPICMVLIALLVLTTVLPPVWKYIQARRAREA; from the coding sequence ATGGACCTGTTTTCCCCGCTTCTCGACGCGCTGCCGGCGGTTCTGACCTTCCCCAACCTGCTGGCCATGATCGGCGGCGTGCTGGTCGGGATCGTCGTCGGCTCGCTGCCCGGGCTGACCGCGACCATGAGCATCGCGGTCCTGCTGCCGCTGACCTTCACCATGGACCCGCTGGTCGCGCTCGGCATGATGGCCGGCATCTATAACGGCGCCATGTATGGCGGCGCGATCCCCGCGATCCTGTTGCGCATCCCCGGCACCCCCGCCGCCATCGTGACCACCTTCGACGGCTATCCGCTGGCCCAGCAGGGCCGCGCCGGATATGCGCTGCAGGTCGCGCTGCTGTCCTCGGCCTTCGGCGGCATGATGAGCGCCATCGCGATGATGATCCTGGCGCCGCCGCTGTCGCTGGTGACGCTGGCCTTCGGCCCGCCCGAGGTGTTCTGGGTCGGCATCTTCGGCATGGCCGCGGTCGCGGTCTTTCTGGGCGAGGACATGCCCAAGGGCTTTCTCTCGGCGCTGATCGGGCTTTTCATCGGCATGATCGGGCTCGATCCGGTGATGTCGACCGACCGCTTCACCTTCGGCCGGCTCGAGCTTGAATCGGGCATCGACATCGTGGTGCTGATGGTCGGGCTCTACGCCATCCCGCCCTGTCTCGAGATGGCCGAGGATACCGCCAAGGCCATGGGCACGCGTATGAAGCTGGAATTCCAGCCCTTCCTGAAGACCATCCGCGAGATCCCGCGCTACTTCAAGATCTGGAGCTGGGCCTATCTTTACGGCATCTTCGTCGGGCTCCTGCCCGGTGCCAGCGGCAGCTTCGTCTCCTTCCTGGCCTATGAGCGCGCCAAGCGGATCTCGAAGGACCCCGACAGCTTCGGCAAGGGCAATCCCGAGGGCATCGCCGCCTCGGAATTCGGCAACAATGCCGACAATGCGGCGGCGCTGATCCCGACCGTGACGCTGGGCATTCCCGGCAGCTCGGTCGCGGCGGTGATCATGGGCGGGCTGCTGGTCCAGGGGCTGCAACCCGGCCCCGACCTGTTCCGCAACAGCGCCGACATCATCTACGGCTTCATGATCCAGATGTTCCTGACATCGCTGATCCTGATCCCGCTGGGCGGGTCCTTCGCCACCAATCTCTTCGCCCAGGTGCTGCGGATCCCGCGCCCGCTGCTGATCCCGCTGATCATCTGCCTCAGCATCGTCGGCGCCTATTGCGTGCAGAATTCGCTGTTCGATGTCTGGCTGATGTTCGGCTTCGGCCTGCTGGGCTATGTCATGAGCAAGACCGGCCTGCCGCTGGCGCCGGTGGCGCTGGGGGTGATCCTCGGGCCGCTGATCGAAAGCAACCTGCGGCTGTCGCTGCTGCTGGATGTGCGCAACGAACATATCCTGTTCACCCGGCCGATCTGCATGGTGCTGATCGCGCTTCTGGTCCTGACCACGGTGCTGCCGCCGGTCTGGAAGTATATCCAGGCCCGCCGCGCGCGCGAGGCCTGA
- a CDS encoding LysR family transcriptional regulator, with amino-acid sequence MKLGSENLNITLRHLRALHAIRAHGSFARAAEALGVVPSALTETVRQAEAEAGAPLFDRRMRPPQPTPLGLAFLEETAPVLADLDRALGRMRAQAGLSEGRLAVGAAPSAIGDLVGPALARFRAAHPGISCLLHDDVAERLAGLVSDGTLDLAVAGRARQSPDLTQTELRRDPFGLACGAAHRLAGREAVALSEIDPAEVITLSAETGTRQLLAGAAALPEALKETRLQAHSTIAQLCMIRAGLGVALMPKAAVGLFGDPAIRFVPVADLGLWRSLYLLEPARRARSHVATAFLGQLETGAEAT; translated from the coding sequence ATGAAGCTAGGTTCGGAAAATCTGAATATCACGCTCCGCCATCTTCGGGCGCTGCATGCGATCCGGGCGCATGGCAGTTTCGCGCGGGCGGCCGAGGCGCTGGGGGTCGTGCCCTCGGCCCTGACCGAGACCGTGCGCCAAGCCGAGGCCGAGGCCGGCGCGCCGCTCTTCGACCGCCGGATGCGGCCGCCGCAGCCGACGCCGCTGGGTCTGGCCTTTCTCGAGGAAACCGCGCCGGTTCTGGCCGATCTCGACCGGGCGCTGGGGCGGATGCGGGCGCAGGCGGGGCTGAGCGAGGGGCGGCTGGCGGTGGGCGCCGCGCCCTCGGCCATCGGCGATCTGGTGGGGCCCGCGCTGGCGCGGTTCCGGGCCGCCCATCCGGGGATTTCCTGCCTTCTGCATGACGATGTGGCCGAGCGGCTGGCGGGGCTCGTCTCGGACGGCACACTCGATCTGGCGGTGGCCGGGCGTGCACGGCAAAGCCCCGACCTGACCCAGACCGAGCTGCGGCGCGATCCGTTCGGGCTGGCCTGCGGGGCGGCGCACCGGCTGGCCGGGCGCGAGGCGGTGGCCTTGTCCGAGATCGACCCGGCCGAGGTCATCACGCTGTCGGCCGAGACCGGCACGCGGCAATTGCTGGCAGGCGCCGCGGCCCTGCCCGAGGCCCTGAAAGAGACCCGCCTGCAGGCCCATTCGACCATCGCGCAGCTGTGCATGATCCGGGCCGGGCTGGGGGTGGCCCTGATGCCGAAGGCGGCGGTGGGGCTGTTCGGCGATCCGGCGATCCGCTTCGTGCCGGTCGCCGATCTGGGGCTGTGGCGGTCGCTTTACCTGCTGGAACCGGCGCGGCGGGCGCGCTCGCATGTGGCGACGGCGTTTCTGGGCCAGCTTGAAACGGGCGCTGAGGCGACCTGA
- a CDS encoding FAD-binding and (Fe-S)-binding domain-containing protein has protein sequence MTDQSPPALTTALRAAGFRGEIETDRALCSAMSTDNSVYQVMPDLVVAPMDAADMVTLERVMAEPRFAHLPVTARGGGTGTNGQSLSRGVIVDTRRHMTRLLDFDAAAGWADVEPGMVLDDLNERLRPHGVFFAPETSTSTRCTIGGMVSTDASGKGSRVYGKTSDNILGLEIARPEGLLSGLAPAPDWARTMLDAAETAARSGRAAFIAATPRLNRRFTGYDLERACPEPGGFEWWRLFLGAEGTLGLVTKIRVALRPLAREKRLLVAGFGSFRDALASAMPLAEFEPTAIEVMDERVQKLADGAGILTRLPPALRASEGQPLAYVFIEFNGDDPDDLQTRLNACETAIRALPGARAIHMARDAAEIRELWAVRSAGVGLLGKVDGRARPVAFVEDCVVPPGNLPAFLDDFLAVLDAHGLDFGIYGHVDVGCLHVRPALNIDTDRDRLVAVSDAVFELTRKHGGIFWGEHGKGVRGAYLRDWIGPEAYAALQGVKAAFDPAGRCNPGKLVGLDAPVPAIDEIPFRAFNAPEGDALSRAFRCNGNAQCLSYAAATPMCPSFKASADLRQSPKGRADALRAWRQARLKGRVDAALEADLTATLDACLGCKACASSCPVQVDIPAMRAAFYADLYARTRRPLADRLMLLAERESVRIQALVPLLRPLWPLLSRIGGALTGTVDLPKALAPALPRADRIGAADLARPLPEGTVILIEDWFSALFDGAARTDALAGLKALGYRPRMLDMRPAGKTAQSLGDPRFASMATRLRRHLEAAAATGAPLIGLDPALVMQLRQDYPQAGLALPPVLLPQEFLAREIAAGRRFPDFATAKGPAPALFSHCTEATGAAQAAADWRRVFAALGVEIDTPATGCCGMAGLFGHKTRHQTVSKRLFDMSWAPKIGTGAPVLATGFSCRCQTERLAKLPARHPLGLIADLAA, from the coding sequence ATGACCGATCAAAGCCCGCCTGCCCTCACGACCGCGCTGCGCGCCGCCGGGTTCCGGGGCGAGATCGAGACCGACCGGGCGCTTTGCAGCGCGATGTCGACCGACAATTCGGTCTATCAGGTGATGCCCGATCTGGTCGTGGCGCCGATGGATGCCGCCGACATGGTCACGCTGGAACGGGTCATGGCCGAGCCGCGCTTTGCCCACCTCCCCGTCACCGCGCGGGGCGGCGGCACCGGCACCAATGGCCAGAGCCTCAGCCGCGGGGTCATCGTCGACACCCGCCGCCACATGACCCGGCTGCTGGATTTCGACGCCGCCGCAGGCTGGGCCGATGTCGAACCGGGGATGGTGCTGGACGATCTGAACGAGCGGCTGCGCCCGCATGGCGTGTTCTTCGCCCCCGAGACCTCGACCTCGACCCGCTGCACCATCGGCGGCATGGTCTCGACCGATGCCTCGGGCAAGGGCAGCCGGGTCTATGGCAAGACCTCGGACAATATCCTCGGGCTCGAGATCGCCCGGCCCGAGGGCCTGCTGTCAGGCCTTGCGCCCGCCCCCGACTGGGCCCGCACGATGCTGGACGCGGCCGAAACCGCCGCCCGGTCGGGGCGCGCGGCCTTCATCGCGGCGACGCCCCGGCTCAACCGCCGCTTCACCGGCTACGATCTGGAACGGGCCTGCCCCGAGCCGGGCGGCTTCGAGTGGTGGCGGCTGTTTCTGGGCGCCGAGGGCACGCTGGGGCTTGTCACGAAAATCCGCGTAGCCCTTCGCCCGCTCGCGCGCGAAAAGCGCCTGCTGGTCGCGGGCTTCGGCAGTTTCCGCGACGCGCTGGCCTCGGCCATGCCGCTGGCAGAGTTCGAGCCCACCGCCATCGAGGTGATGGACGAGCGGGTGCAGAAGCTGGCCGATGGCGCGGGCATCCTGACCCGGCTGCCGCCCGCGCTCCGCGCAAGCGAAGGCCAGCCGCTGGCCTATGTCTTCATCGAGTTCAACGGCGACGACCCGGACGATCTGCAGACCCGCCTGAACGCCTGCGAGACCGCGATAAGGGCCCTGCCCGGCGCCCGGGCGATCCACATGGCGCGCGATGCCGCCGAGATCCGCGAGCTCTGGGCGGTGCGTTCGGCGGGTGTCGGGCTTCTGGGCAAGGTCGACGGGCGCGCGCGGCCCGTGGCCTTTGTCGAGGATTGCGTGGTGCCGCCCGGGAACCTGCCCGCCTTCCTCGACGATTTTCTGGCGGTGCTGGACGCCCATGGGCTCGATTTCGGGATCTATGGCCATGTCGATGTCGGCTGCCTGCATGTGCGGCCCGCGCTGAATATCGACACCGACCGCGACCGGCTGGTGGCGGTCTCGGACGCGGTCTTCGAGCTGACCCGCAAGCATGGCGGCATCTTCTGGGGTGAACATGGCAAGGGGGTGCGCGGCGCCTATCTGCGCGACTGGATCGGGCCCGAGGCCTATGCCGCGCTGCAGGGCGTCAAGGCCGCCTTCGACCCGGCCGGGCGCTGCAATCCGGGCAAGCTGGTGGGCCTTGACGCACCGGTGCCCGCCATCGACGAAATCCCGTTCCGCGCCTTCAACGCGCCCGAGGGCGATGCGCTGAGCCGCGCCTTCCGCTGCAACGGCAATGCGCAATGCCTGTCCTACGCGGCGGCGACGCCGATGTGCCCCTCCTTCAAGGCCTCCGCCGATCTGCGCCAAAGCCCCAAGGGCCGGGCCGATGCGCTGCGCGCCTGGCGCCAGGCGCGGCTGAAGGGCCGGGTCGATGCCGCGCTCGAGGCCGATTTGACGGCGACGCTCGATGCCTGCCTCGGCTGCAAGGCCTGCGCGTCGAGCTGCCCGGTGCAGGTCGACATCCCCGCCATGCGCGCGGCCTTCTATGCCGACCTCTATGCAAGGACCAGGCGCCCGCTGGCCGACCGGCTGATGCTGCTGGCCGAGCGCGAAAGCGTGCGCATCCAGGCGCTTGTACCGCTGTTGCGCCCGCTCTGGCCGCTGCTGTCCCGGATCGGGGGCGCGCTGACCGGCACGGTCGATCTGCCCAAGGCGCTGGCCCCCGCCCTGCCCCGCGCCGACCGGATCGGCGCGGCCGATCTGGCCCGGCCGCTGCCCGAGGGCACGGTGATCCTGATCGAGGACTGGTTCTCGGCGCTGTTCGACGGCGCGGCCCGGACCGACGCGCTGGCCGGGCTGAAGGCGCTCGGCTACCGGCCGCGGATGCTCGACATGCGGCCCGCGGGCAAGACCGCGCAAAGCCTGGGCGATCCGCGCTTCGCGTCGATGGCCACCCGCCTCAGGCGGCATCTGGAGGCCGCCGCCGCGACCGGCGCACCGCTGATCGGGCTGGACCCGGCGCTGGTGATGCAGCTTCGGCAGGATTATCCGCAGGCGGGCCTCGCGCTGCCGCCGGTGCTGCTGCCGCAGGAATTCCTGGCCCGCGAGATCGCGGCGGGCCGGCGCTTTCCCGATTTCGCCACGGCCAAGGGCCCCGCGCCCGCGCTGTTCTCGCATTGCACCGAGGCGACCGGCGCGGCGCAGGCCGCCGCCGACTGGCGCAGGGTCTTCGCGGCGCTTGGCGTAGAAATCGACACCCCCGCCACCGGCTGTTGCGGCATGGCCGGGCTGTTCGGCCACAAGACCCGCCACCAGACCGTGTCGAAACGCCTGTTCGATATGTCCTGGGCGCCCAAGATCGGGACCGGAGCGCCGGTGCTTGCCACCGGCTTTTCCTGCCGCTGCCAGACCGAGCGGCTGGCAAAACTCCCGGCCCGTCACCCGCTGGGGCTGATCGCCGATCTGGCCGCCTGA
- a CDS encoding GntR family transcriptional regulator codes for MNGADPAAWIRPVEKQSLSEQAYRGLRNALMRGELQPGTVLTLRPLSQRFGISATPMREALMRLVAENALRLDSRGRTCVPHLTRGILMEIRGIREHLEGNAAAEAARVAVPGDIDALEAMHRRMIAAQDAGDFAEAIGENTHFHLMLCEMAGQPVALDLVSNLWMRCGPILSHLYDAGIPPNWEPHPHRRIVAAIRAGDPEAARDALIYDIRGNGEGLLAHVAEGLPD; via the coding sequence ATGAACGGGGCCGATCCGGCGGCCTGGATCAGGCCGGTCGAAAAACAAAGCCTGAGCGAGCAGGCCTATAGGGGATTGCGCAATGCGCTGATGCGGGGCGAGCTTCAGCCCGGCACGGTGCTGACGCTGCGGCCGCTGTCGCAGCGATTCGGCATCAGCGCGACGCCGATGCGCGAGGCGCTGATGCGGCTGGTGGCGGAAAACGCGCTGCGGCTCGATTCGCGGGGGCGGACCTGCGTGCCGCATCTGACCCGCGGCATCCTGATGGAGATCCGCGGCATCCGCGAGCATCTGGAGGGCAATGCCGCGGCCGAGGCCGCGCGTGTGGCCGTGCCCGGGGATATCGATGCGCTGGAAGCGATGCACCGGCGGATGATCGCGGCGCAGGATGCGGGCGATTTCGCCGAGGCGATCGGCGAGAACACCCATTTCCATCTGATGCTGTGCGAAATGGCCGGGCAGCCGGTGGCGCTGGATCTGGTGTCCAATCTCTGGATGCGCTGCGGGCCGATCCTGTCGCATCTCTACGATGCCGGGATCCCGCCCAACTGGGAGCCGCATCCCCATCGCCGGATCGTCGCCGCGATCCGCGCGGGCGATCCCGAGGCCGCCCGCGACGCGCTGATCTACGACATTCGCGGCAATGGCGAGGGGTTGCTGGCCCATGTTGCCGAGGGCCTGCCCGATTAG
- a CDS encoding NAD(P)H-quinone oxidoreductase, producing MTGVLSVTAPVPGGPEALTLETRTLPAPGPGEMRVRVHGAGVNRPDAMQREGNYPPPPGASDVLGLELSGEVLECGPGVTRFAPGDRVMALVAGGAYAEEAIVQADVALPVPEGLSMTEAAGIPETYFTVWSNLFIRAGLQPGETALIHGGTSGIGVTATLLARAIGAEVITTCGSDEKCRASEKLGARASVNYRDTDFVAAVRELTGGKGPEVIVDMVGGPYMQRNLDLVAEDGRIAQIAFQQGSRAELDMGPVLFKRLTVCGSTLRARPLAMKAELAREIEAKVLPLILEKGARPIIDSTFPLNRVQDAHARLEASAHTGKIVLLTSAD from the coding sequence ATGACCGGCGTGCTGTCCGTGACCGCGCCCGTTCCGGGCGGCCCCGAGGCGCTGACGCTTGAAACCCGGACCCTTCCCGCCCCCGGGCCGGGCGAGATGCGGGTCCGCGTCCATGGCGCCGGCGTGAACCGCCCCGATGCGATGCAGCGCGAGGGCAACTACCCGCCGCCGCCCGGTGCCTCCGACGTGCTGGGGCTGGAACTCTCCGGCGAGGTTCTCGAATGCGGCCCCGGCGTGACCCGCTTTGCCCCCGGCGACCGGGTGATGGCCCTGGTCGCGGGCGGTGCCTATGCCGAAGAGGCCATCGTGCAGGCCGATGTCGCGCTGCCGGTGCCCGAGGGCCTGTCGATGACCGAGGCCGCGGGCATCCCCGAGACCTATTTCACGGTCTGGTCGAACCTCTTCATCCGCGCCGGGCTGCAGCCCGGGGAAACCGCGCTGATCCATGGCGGCACCTCGGGCATCGGCGTCACCGCGACGCTGCTGGCCAGGGCGATCGGCGCCGAGGTGATCACCACCTGCGGCAGCGACGAGAAATGCCGCGCCTCCGAAAAGCTGGGCGCCAGGGCCTCGGTCAATTACCGCGACACCGATTTCGTCGCCGCGGTGCGCGAGCTGACCGGCGGCAAGGGCCCCGAGGTGATCGTCGACATGGTCGGCGGGCCCTACATGCAGCGCAATCTCGACCTGGTGGCCGAAGACGGGCGGATCGCCCAGATCGCCTTCCAGCAGGGCTCGCGCGCCGAGCTGGACATGGGCCCGGTGCTGTTCAAGCGGCTGACGGTTTGCGGCTCGACGCTCCGGGCACGGCCGCTGGCGATGAAGGCCGAGCTGGCCCGCGAGATCGAGGCGAAGGTGCTGCCCCTGATCCTCGAGAAGGGCGCCCGCCCGATCATCGATTCGACCTTTCCGCTGAACCGGGTGCAGGACGCCCATGCCCGGCTCGAGGCCTCGGCCCATACCGGCAAGATCGTGCTCCTGACCTCGGCCGACTGA
- a CDS encoding ABC transporter substrate-binding protein → MTTRSILLGTALGLTLAGSAMADVKIGSLYPFSGPLALLGEESARGLDLAVDRINSEGGIHGEQIVLERGDAVDNNQAIGEARRLISLEGVKAVFGTYSSSRVIAASQVTELAGIPYFELGAVADEVTGRGMTYLFRTNPTAENMGIAIIDMLADQIAPAAGKAPEDLKIGIIYEDSSYGTSVAGHEVAHAKERGLNVVLKSGYPANIVDMSSLVLDLKGKGVDVVLQTSYQNDTVLFLQQANEAGYEPMAIIGGGGGYSMQPTADAVGDDVIDGIYDVDFTQYAINPDFTPGIETFLDAYRAKYGEEPRSGHSLTNYVGALAVLQAIGEGEGVEPDQIVASVKAMDIPDGSTAAGYGVKFDDTNQNERARMMGMQWQDGKLVTVYPSDAAVAEIRLPE, encoded by the coding sequence ATGACCACGAGATCCATCCTGCTGGGCACGGCCCTTGGCCTGACGCTCGCCGGCAGCGCAATGGCCGATGTCAAGATCGGCTCGCTTTATCCCTTCAGCGGCCCGCTGGCGCTGCTGGGCGAGGAAAGCGCGCGCGGCCTCGACCTTGCGGTCGACCGGATCAATTCCGAGGGCGGCATTCACGGCGAACAGATCGTGCTCGAGCGCGGCGATGCCGTCGACAACAACCAGGCCATCGGCGAGGCCCGGCGGCTGATCTCGCTCGAGGGCGTCAAGGCGGTGTTCGGCACCTATTCCTCGTCGCGGGTGATCGCGGCCTCGCAGGTGACCGAGCTGGCGGGCATCCCCTATTTCGAGCTCGGCGCCGTCGCCGACGAGGTGACCGGGCGCGGCATGACCTACCTGTTCCGCACCAACCCCACCGCCGAGAACATGGGCATCGCCATCATCGACATGCTGGCCGACCAGATCGCGCCGGCCGCCGGCAAGGCGCCCGAGGATCTCAAGATCGGCATCATCTACGAGGACAGCTCCTACGGCACCTCGGTCGCCGGTCACGAGGTCGCCCATGCCAAGGAGCGCGGGCTGAACGTGGTGCTGAAATCGGGCTACCCGGCCAATATCGTCGACATGTCCTCGCTGGTGCTCGATCTGAAGGGCAAGGGCGTCGACGTCGTCCTGCAGACCTCCTACCAGAACGACACGGTGCTGTTCCTGCAACAGGCCAACGAGGCCGGCTATGAACCGATGGCGATCATCGGCGGCGGCGGCGGCTACTCGATGCAGCCCACGGCCGATGCGGTCGGCGATGACGTGATCGACGGCATCTATGATGTCGATTTCACCCAATACGCGATCAATCCCGACTTCACCCCCGGCATCGAGACCTTCCTCGACGCCTATCGCGCCAAATATGGCGAAGAGCCGCGCTCGGGCCATTCGCTGACCAACTATGTCGGCGCGCTCGCGGTGCTGCAGGCCATCGGCGAGGGCGAAGGGGTCGAACCCGACCAGATCGTCGCCTCGGTCAAGGCGATGGACATTCCCGATGGCAGCACCGCCGCGGGCTATGGCGTCAAGTTCGACGACACCAACCAGAACGAGCGCGCGCGGATGATGGGCATGCAATGGCAGGACGGCAAGCTGGTGACGGTCTATCCGTCGGATGCCGCCGTCGCCGAGATCCGCCTGCCCGAGTGA
- a CDS encoding branched-chain amino acid ABC transporter permease: MTTFLQILLNGLMLGGLFAIVSIGLTLIFGIIKVVNFAHGEFLMGGMFITWLITTQLGLHPYAAVIVVVPVLFVMGALTQRLLIQPLMSARDDHIQIFATVGLSTALINLALLIFGADIANTPPHGLRAPLEFGDLRLLSGQLMIFGAAIVLVVGLELFLKYSQTGRAIRAVAQNRGAAELMGINVNHIYVLTFGLGAACVGLAAVLIAPLYPTSSNIGTYFVLTAFVVVVLGGLGSIPGAFLGALIIGEVDALSGYYIGSDLREAVVFGLFLLILILRPSGLFGARQNLSHLS; encoded by the coding sequence ATGACGACATTTCTGCAAATCCTTCTGAACGGCCTGATGCTGGGCGGCCTCTTCGCCATCGTCAGCATCGGGCTGACCCTGATCTTCGGCATCATCAAGGTGGTGAACTTCGCCCATGGCGAGTTCCTGATGGGGGGCATGTTCATCACCTGGCTGATCACCACCCAGCTGGGCCTGCACCCCTATGCGGCGGTCATCGTCGTCGTGCCGGTGCTGTTCGTGATGGGCGCGCTGACGCAAAGGCTGCTGATCCAGCCGCTGATGTCGGCCCGCGACGACCATATCCAGATCTTCGCCACCGTCGGCCTGTCGACCGCGCTGATCAACCTGGCGCTGCTGATCTTCGGCGCCGACATCGCCAATACCCCGCCGCATGGCCTGCGCGCGCCGCTGGAATTCGGCGATCTGAGGCTTCTCAGCGGGCAGCTGATGATCTTCGGCGCGGCCATCGTGCTGGTGGTCGGGCTCGAGCTGTTCCTGAAATACAGCCAGACCGGCCGGGCGATCCGCGCCGTTGCCCAGAACCGCGGCGCGGCCGAGCTGATGGGCATCAATGTAAACCATATCTACGTGCTGACCTTCGGGCTCGGCGCCGCTTGCGTCGGCCTTGCCGCCGTGCTGATCGCGCCGCTTTACCCGACCTCGTCCAATATCGGCACCTATTTCGTGCTGACCGCCTTCGTCGTGGTGGTGCTGGGCGGGCTCGGCTCGATCCCCGGCGCCTTCCTCGGCGCGCTGATCATCGGCGAGGTCGATGCGCTGTCGGGCTATTACATCGGCTCGGACCTGCGCGAGGCCGTCGTCTTCGGGCTGTTCCTGCTGATCCTGATCCTGAGGCCGTCCGGCCTGTTCGGCGCCCGGCAAAACCTGTCGCACCTGTCCTGA